Proteins encoded together in one Rossellomorea sp. y25 window:
- a CDS encoding DinB family protein — MDNKEKIITHHIKVMEWVTSLESLSEVQWRRPIDEGKWSVAEIIGHFIPWDQFVLESRIPYFKLGKEMPPGPDPDELNHQAAKESRERSKHETIEAFILTRQKLHKAILTMNDQEWHREITIGKSTITIPDYFNNLAKHDEHHMNQINELI; from the coding sequence ATGGATAATAAAGAAAAAATCATAACACATCACATAAAGGTAATGGAATGGGTGACATCACTTGAGTCCTTATCGGAGGTACAATGGAGAAGGCCGATTGATGAAGGGAAATGGAGTGTTGCGGAAATCATCGGACACTTCATTCCGTGGGATCAATTTGTTCTGGAAAGCCGGATTCCCTATTTTAAATTAGGAAAAGAAATGCCTCCTGGGCCTGACCCGGATGAATTGAATCATCAAGCTGCAAAGGAAAGCAGAGAGCGTTCCAAACACGAAACCATTGAAGCATTCATTCTTACGAGACAAAAGCTGCATAAAGCGATCCTTACAATGAATGATCAGGAATGGCACAGAGAGATAACCATCGGCAAAAGCACAATAACAATCCCTGACTATTTTAATAACTTAGCCAAACATGATGAACACCATATGAATCAGATAAATGAGCTTATTTGA
- a CDS encoding PTS sugar transporter subunit IIC gives MQKFVNFLENNLSGPMARLSEQRHLQAIRDGVISALPFIIVGSFFLILAFPPLPDGGIFGDIKQWAADNIVEILIPYRLTMFIMSLYIAFGIGYNLSKSYNLDPLSGAQISVAALLLTITPKVMDGEGWVLPMTNLGGHGLFVAMVVSIFAVEILRFCKTKNITIKMPEQVPASVSRSFEALIPVAIVILLVSAVTVLAGIDLHHLIGVAVAPLVTAGDSIFGVLIPVFLITFFWSFGIHGVSVVGTVARPLWEVFLVNNADAVANGEAIPHIAPETFYQWFIWIGGSGATLGLVLAMVFFSRSKYLKALGRTSIVPGIFNINEPIIFGAPIVLNPILIIPFITIPLITGTLSYVATSIGLVSPTYIMPPWTLPAPIGAYLATGGDWRAIVMVLINIAISFAIYFPFFKMYDKKMAKMEESDQQAA, from the coding sequence ATGCAAAAGTTTGTGAATTTTTTAGAGAATAACTTGTCAGGTCCAATGGCCCGACTCTCTGAACAAAGGCATTTGCAAGCAATTCGGGATGGGGTTATTTCAGCACTGCCATTTATTATCGTAGGTTCATTTTTCCTGATCTTAGCTTTTCCACCGCTTCCTGATGGCGGAATATTCGGAGACATCAAGCAGTGGGCTGCAGACAACATCGTCGAAATCCTGATTCCATACCGACTGACCATGTTTATCATGTCACTCTATATAGCCTTCGGGATAGGGTACAACCTCTCGAAAAGCTATAATCTGGATCCATTATCCGGTGCCCAAATTTCAGTAGCAGCACTTCTATTAACAATTACACCGAAAGTAATGGACGGGGAAGGATGGGTTCTGCCGATGACCAACCTTGGTGGTCATGGATTATTCGTCGCCATGGTCGTCTCGATCTTTGCAGTTGAAATTTTGAGGTTCTGTAAAACGAAGAACATTACGATTAAAATGCCTGAGCAAGTACCGGCATCTGTATCACGAAGCTTCGAAGCACTTATTCCTGTAGCGATTGTCATTCTACTGGTTTCTGCCGTAACCGTATTAGCCGGAATAGATTTACATCATTTGATCGGTGTAGCTGTTGCTCCATTAGTTACAGCCGGTGACAGTATATTCGGTGTATTGATTCCGGTATTCTTAATTACATTCTTCTGGTCATTCGGTATCCACGGGGTGTCTGTAGTAGGAACGGTGGCCCGTCCATTATGGGAAGTGTTCCTTGTAAACAACGCAGATGCGGTTGCAAACGGAGAAGCAATCCCGCACATCGCACCAGAAACATTCTACCAATGGTTCATCTGGATCGGTGGTTCAGGAGCAACTCTCGGACTAGTTCTGGCCATGGTCTTCTTCTCGCGCTCGAAATACCTGAAAGCGTTAGGAAGAACAAGTATTGTACCAGGCATTTTCAATATCAATGAGCCTATCATCTTCGGTGCTCCAATCGTATTGAATCCGATTCTGATCATTCCATTTATTACGATCCCTCTGATCACTGGTACTTTGTCATATGTGGCAACGTCTATTGGCCTGGTATCGCCAACTTATATCATGCCACCTTGGACACTGCCGGCACCAATCGGAGCGTACCTCGCAACGGGTGGTGACTGGAGAGCCATCGTCATGGTTCTTATCAATATCGCAATCTCGTTCGCTATCTATTTCCCATTCTTCAAGATGTATGACAAGAAGATGGCGAAGATGGAAGAAAGCGATCAACAAGCGGCGTAA
- a CDS encoding MerR family DNA-binding transcriptional regulator, which translates to MYKVSEFSKMTGLSKETLRYYAEIKLLEPVYIDPANNYRYYDNGSYLVGRLLVYLRRFNFSIQEMLTVVNDESFENLEQLIRAKKRDLEAEIERIQTVIAEMDDFFEMGIGEDMND; encoded by the coding sequence ATGTACAAGGTGAGCGAGTTTTCCAAGATGACAGGACTGAGTAAGGAAACACTGCGTTACTACGCAGAGATAAAATTGCTCGAACCTGTGTATATCGATCCTGCAAACAACTATCGCTATTATGATAATGGATCCTATCTAGTGGGACGATTATTGGTCTACTTAAGGAGATTTAACTTTTCCATACAAGAAATGTTAACCGTCGTAAATGATGAATCCTTTGAGAATTTGGAACAATTGATACGTGCGAAGAAACGGGATTTAGAAGCGGAGATAGAGCGCATACAAACAGTGATTGCAGAAATGGATGATTTCTTCGAGATGGGAATAGGAGAGGATATGAATGATTAA
- a CDS encoding PTS lactose/cellobiose transporter subunit IIA, whose translation MAEVRNVEMEIFEIISNGGNAKSTAYEALAKAHEGKFAEAEEMLKTAHEELNKAHKTQTSLIQAEINGEDFEKSLLMIHAQDHLMTSISEISLIEQMIPLLKRIDKLENN comes from the coding sequence ATGGCAGAGGTACGCAACGTAGAAATGGAGATATTTGAAATTATATCAAACGGCGGGAATGCAAAAAGCACCGCATATGAAGCACTGGCAAAGGCACATGAAGGTAAGTTTGCGGAAGCTGAAGAGATGTTGAAAACAGCCCATGAAGAGCTGAACAAAGCTCACAAAACGCAAACGAGTCTCATTCAGGCAGAAATCAATGGAGAAGATTTTGAAAAATCACTTCTGATGATTCATGCCCAGGACCATTTGATGACCTCTATCAGTGAGATCTCGTTAATTGAACAAATGATACCCTTATTAAAAAGAATAGATAAACTTGAAAACAATTAA
- a CDS encoding MurR/RpiR family transcriptional regulator, translated as MTEFQVLKHIKSQMENYTPSEIAVAQYVIEFPDKVMEMTTKQLSQSCGSSEAAIIRFCKRIGINSFSGLKIELAKSTNIEETMSHDINTLLHFEDNLETVFSKVLVNTYQAIKNTEKLFSIDDLDRAVNAFHKAERVYLYGVGGSAVVAEDFTQKLLRLNYLAFQASDIHVQMMMAANLTERDVLFVVSTSGQTKEILKLMNVAQEKGATIVLLTQHGKSPARKLADIVLTISEEEHNIRIGTMTARIAQLVVIDALFVALCMKKGHGVYEQIIHTHEVVQRMKEEEE; from the coding sequence ATGACAGAATTTCAAGTACTAAAACACATCAAAAGTCAGATGGAGAACTACACCCCGTCTGAAATTGCGGTTGCTCAATATGTGATCGAGTTTCCTGACAAAGTAATGGAAATGACGACAAAGCAACTCTCACAATCATGCGGGAGCAGTGAAGCAGCCATCATCCGATTCTGCAAACGAATCGGAATCAATAGTTTCAGCGGATTGAAGATCGAACTGGCCAAAAGCACAAATATTGAAGAAACAATGAGTCATGACATCAATACACTCCTCCATTTTGAAGACAATCTTGAAACCGTCTTCAGCAAAGTACTGGTGAACACCTATCAAGCGATCAAGAACACGGAAAAGCTTTTTTCCATAGATGATCTGGATCGGGCTGTGAACGCGTTCCATAAAGCTGAACGGGTATACCTGTATGGAGTAGGAGGTTCAGCTGTAGTAGCGGAAGACTTTACGCAAAAGCTATTACGACTGAACTATCTGGCATTTCAAGCTAGTGATATTCACGTGCAGATGATGATGGCTGCCAATTTAACGGAAAGAGATGTCCTATTCGTCGTTTCGACTTCAGGGCAGACGAAGGAAATATTAAAGCTGATGAACGTCGCCCAAGAAAAAGGGGCTACAATCGTTCTATTGACACAGCATGGGAAATCACCGGCGAGGAAGCTCGCTGATATCGTCTTAACGATTTCCGAGGAAGAACACAACATCCGAATCGGGACCATGACGGCAAGAATTGCTCAACTCGTCGTGATTGATGCTTTATTCGTCGCTTTATGCATGAAAAAAGGACATGGCGTCTATGAGCAAATTATTCATACACATGAAGTAGTACAAAGAATGAAAGAGGAGGAAGAGTAG
- a CDS encoding SRPBCC family protein, whose product MIKWHEERIIPVNIETIWHLFEIENIQRIMPNVVENKVLEQKKGVVGSTYQQKYKEGKRIETYIVEDLEYENTPEKKHNKIGFTLAKAFEIEAEFTLHKIDDKQTRFIYKGENRGLNFLGKVLLKLGGEKNNNKVVTDFMDRVESEALKEANK is encoded by the coding sequence ATGATTAAATGGCATGAAGAACGGATCATTCCAGTCAATATTGAAACGATATGGCATTTGTTTGAGATTGAGAACATTCAACGAATCATGCCGAACGTCGTTGAAAACAAGGTACTGGAGCAAAAGAAAGGCGTGGTAGGGTCCACCTACCAACAGAAATACAAAGAGGGGAAAAGAATCGAGACGTATATTGTAGAAGACCTCGAGTACGAGAACACCCCCGAGAAAAAACACAATAAAATTGGCTTCACACTTGCAAAAGCCTTTGAAATCGAAGCTGAATTCACCCTCCACAAAATAGACGACAAACAAACCAGATTCATCTATAAAGGCGAAAACAGAGGACTGAACTTCCTCGGAAAAGTCTTATTAAAACTTGGCGGAGAAAAAAACAACAACAAAGTCGTCACCGATTTCATGGACCGTGTTGAAAGTGAAGCATTGAAAGAAGCGAATAAGTAG
- a CDS encoding family 10 glycosylhydrolase, giving the protein MKAVKYMIMAALLFSLALPFSTGKAKASETHAPKHEMRAAWIATVQNIDVKAGMDQEEYTDWVTETLDELKELKFNTIIYQVKPTVDAFYPSELAPWSQYITGDKQGTDPGYDPLQIMIDESHKRGIEVHAWVNPYRITMPNQTIESLADDNVAKLHPEWVVKYGKQYYLDPGIPEVQEYLIDTVEELVSNYNIEAVHMDDYFYPYRIAGEIFPDQDTYEKYGSSFDDIEDWRRNNVDVLVADINSSIKDIKEWVQFGISPFGVWRNIADDPTGSDTQAGQTNYDDLYADTRQWIKDGSIDYITPQIYWSRKLAVANYSVLLDWWSQEVNEYAYNHPVNLYIGTADYKVGDNFDQEWFNPYELPEQIMDNRDNGTALGQMHFSLRQIFENPLGYADILRNEVYTEPALTPATPWNNETLPKKPNTVKADKHEDHVTLTIDDKHHSDARKYVIYRFDGVKEGDYENPANIVDVVYSQGKLTTYEDTSAQEGGMYTYGVTSVSPTGVESKDAKTVRVQ; this is encoded by the coding sequence ATGAAAGCAGTGAAGTACATGATCATGGCCGCCTTGTTGTTCTCGCTAGCCCTTCCTTTTTCTACAGGAAAAGCAAAAGCTTCGGAAACTCATGCGCCTAAACATGAAATGCGCGCAGCATGGATTGCCACGGTTCAAAACATTGATGTGAAAGCTGGAATGGACCAAGAGGAGTATACGGATTGGGTGACAGAGACCCTTGACGAGCTAAAAGAGTTGAAATTTAATACCATCATCTATCAGGTGAAACCTACTGTAGATGCCTTCTATCCTTCTGAACTGGCTCCTTGGTCCCAGTACATTACAGGTGACAAACAAGGAACCGATCCGGGATATGATCCACTACAGATCATGATCGATGAATCTCATAAGCGCGGAATCGAGGTTCATGCATGGGTGAACCCTTATCGAATTACGATGCCAAATCAAACGATCGAGTCACTTGCTGATGACAATGTAGCTAAGCTGCATCCAGAATGGGTAGTGAAATATGGCAAGCAGTATTATTTGGACCCGGGTATACCTGAAGTACAGGAATACCTGATTGATACGGTTGAAGAATTAGTGAGCAATTACAACATTGAAGCCGTTCACATGGACGATTATTTCTATCCTTACCGCATTGCAGGAGAAATCTTCCCAGATCAAGATACATACGAGAAATATGGAAGTTCGTTTGACGATATTGAAGACTGGAGACGAAATAACGTAGATGTTCTTGTAGCTGACATCAATTCATCCATCAAAGACATTAAAGAATGGGTCCAGTTTGGTATCTCCCCATTTGGTGTATGGAGAAATATCGCTGATGATCCTACAGGAAGCGACACACAGGCAGGACAAACGAATTATGACGACTTGTATGCAGACACCCGTCAATGGATCAAGGATGGAAGCATCGATTATATTACCCCTCAAATCTATTGGTCTAGAAAACTGGCTGTTGCTAACTACTCCGTTCTATTGGATTGGTGGAGTCAGGAAGTGAATGAGTATGCGTACAACCATCCTGTTAATCTTTATATAGGGACGGCCGACTATAAAGTGGGAGACAATTTTGACCAGGAATGGTTCAATCCTTATGAGCTGCCAGAGCAAATCATGGACAACCGTGATAACGGAACCGCCCTTGGACAAATGCATTTCTCTCTAAGACAAATCTTTGAAAACCCACTTGGTTACGCAGATATTTTACGTAACGAGGTTTACACAGAGCCTGCTTTAACCCCTGCCACTCCTTGGAACAATGAAACGCTTCCAAAGAAACCGAACACGGTGAAAGCAGACAAACATGAAGATCATGTAACTTTAACCATCGATGATAAACATCACTCCGATGCCAGAAAATATGTCATCTATCGCTTTGATGGCGTGAAAGAAGGAGATTACGAGAATCCGGCTAATATTGTAGATGTCGTTTATTCTCAAGGAAAGCTAACAACGTATGAAGATACTTCAGCTCAAGAAGGTGGAATGTACACTTATGGAGTTACGTCTGTTTCTCCGACAGGGGTAGAAAGTAAGGATGCGAAAACAGTGAGAGTACAATAA
- a CDS encoding PTS sugar transporter subunit IIB has protein sequence MRVLFVCSGGMSSAIVVNALKKEGDKAGIEMEVHAIGTGEVSEEISKGWDVCMVAPQIRHRFDQVKKAADEANVPCGPIPPQAYTPLGGPTLLKTVKELTN, from the coding sequence ATGAGAGTATTATTCGTATGTTCCGGTGGAATGTCCAGCGCAATTGTAGTGAATGCACTGAAAAAAGAAGGGGACAAGGCAGGTATTGAGATGGAAGTCCATGCAATCGGAACCGGTGAGGTATCTGAGGAGATCTCCAAGGGGTGGGATGTTTGTATGGTGGCACCACAGATCAGACACCGTTTTGATCAAGTGAAGAAAGCCGCTGATGAAGCGAATGTTCCGTGTGGTCCGATTCCTCCACAAGCGTACACGCCACTTGGCGGCCCGACTTTACTGAAAACAGTAAAAGAATTAACCAACTAA
- a CDS encoding 6-phospho-beta-glucosidase, with protein MKNGIKIVTIGGGSSYTPEFVEGLIKRYDELPVSELWLVDIEAGKNKLDIVGNLAKRMVEKAGVPMEIHLTLDRKEALIDADFVTTQMRVGQLKARIQDERLPIKYGMIGQETNGAGGLFKGMRTIPVLLEIADEMQQLCPDAWLINFTNPAGMVTEALLRYGSHPKVVGVCNLPINTRMTLAKLLDVEVERLHIDFAGLNHMVYGLDVLVDGESVLEDVLEIMSNPDKQVSMRNIAPLPWEPEFIKSLGIIPCPYHRYFYKTSDILEKQLEEFKTGTTRAEVVQQLENELFELYKDENLDIKPPQLEQRGGAYYSDAACNLISSIYNDRGDIQTLNVQNDGAISDLPRESAVEVNCVVTKSGPKPIAVGELPVAVSGLVHQIKSFERVAAEASVTGSYEKALLAMTINPLVTSDVKAKQLLDEMLEVHKEYLPQFRERFTHS; from the coding sequence ATGAAAAACGGAATCAAGATCGTTACGATCGGCGGGGGCTCAAGCTATACTCCCGAGTTTGTGGAAGGATTGATCAAGCGTTATGATGAGCTTCCAGTGAGTGAGCTGTGGCTTGTAGATATTGAAGCTGGGAAAAATAAGCTCGACATCGTCGGGAATTTGGCGAAGAGAATGGTAGAAAAAGCTGGGGTGCCCATGGAGATTCATCTTACGCTGGACCGGAAAGAGGCATTGATAGATGCTGATTTTGTCACGACTCAAATGCGAGTCGGACAACTAAAGGCGAGAATCCAAGATGAGAGGCTTCCGATCAAGTACGGGATGATCGGCCAGGAAACGAATGGTGCCGGGGGATTGTTCAAGGGAATGAGGACGATCCCGGTTCTATTGGAAATCGCAGATGAAATGCAGCAGCTCTGCCCTGACGCCTGGTTGATCAACTTCACCAATCCTGCAGGCATGGTGACAGAGGCTTTGCTGCGCTACGGGTCACATCCTAAAGTCGTTGGCGTATGTAATCTTCCCATTAATACGAGAATGACATTGGCCAAGCTTCTTGACGTGGAGGTAGAACGACTGCATATCGACTTCGCCGGATTGAATCATATGGTGTACGGATTGGACGTTTTGGTGGACGGTGAGTCAGTTTTAGAGGATGTACTGGAAATCATGAGCAATCCTGACAAGCAGGTCAGCATGAGGAATATTGCGCCGCTCCCATGGGAACCGGAGTTCATCAAGAGTCTGGGAATCATTCCATGTCCTTATCACCGATATTTTTATAAAACGAGTGATATTTTAGAAAAGCAGTTAGAGGAATTCAAGACGGGGACCACCAGGGCAGAAGTGGTTCAGCAATTAGAAAATGAGCTTTTCGAACTTTACAAGGATGAAAACCTTGATATCAAGCCTCCACAGCTTGAACAAAGGGGAGGCGCTTATTACAGCGATGCGGCATGTAATCTCATCTCATCGATTTATAATGATCGCGGTGACATTCAAACGCTGAATGTCCAGAACGACGGAGCGATCAGTGATTTACCACGGGAATCTGCTGTGGAAGTGAATTGCGTCGTTACGAAGTCTGGTCCTAAGCCGATTGCGGTTGGTGAGCTGCCGGTGGCTGTGAGTGGACTTGTTCATCAAATTAAATCCTTTGAACGGGTTGCTGCGGAAGCATCGGTTACAGGGTCCTATGAAAAAGCATTGCTTGCCATGACGATCAATCCGTTGGTGACGAGTGATGTGAAGGCTAAGCAGCTGCTGGATGAAATGCTTGAGGTGCATAAAGAGTATTTACCGCAGTTTCGTGAGCGATTTACACATAGTTAA
- a CDS encoding cysteine dioxygenase family protein, producing the protein MTLRERIKNRLDELTTPSTKELKEVLQSLNVSLDDLQPYLQSADGKPYYRKLLYQNEVAELLVMNWSDMECAPHDHGDSKGWIQVMNGTSVNTIFEVKENQLPQEIFDREYRKGSFFFAPKKGVHKMKKGSGEELVTLHLYSPPIQGMMVYDLGKCAACVVSEECGAWWPDHIKQKVKEIQLK; encoded by the coding sequence GTGACCTTAAGGGAACGCATAAAGAATAGATTAGATGAATTGACAACCCCTTCCACGAAAGAACTTAAAGAAGTCTTGCAGTCTCTAAACGTAAGTCTCGATGATTTACAGCCATACTTACAGTCTGCGGATGGAAAACCCTATTATCGAAAGCTCCTTTATCAAAATGAAGTAGCAGAGCTTCTCGTGATGAATTGGTCCGACATGGAATGTGCTCCACATGATCACGGGGACTCAAAGGGATGGATTCAAGTCATGAACGGGACTTCAGTCAATACAATCTTTGAAGTAAAAGAAAACCAGCTTCCACAGGAGATATTTGATCGCGAATATAGGAAAGGTTCTTTCTTTTTTGCACCCAAAAAGGGTGTTCATAAAATGAAGAAGGGGAGTGGGGAAGAGCTGGTGACCCTCCATCTCTATTCGCCGCCTATTCAGGGTATGATGGTGTACGACCTGGGAAAATGTGCTGCCTGTGTTGTTTCTGAAGAATGCGGGGCATGGTGGCCGGATCATATAAAGCAGAAAGTGAAGGAAATTCAATTAAAATGA
- a CDS encoding DMT family transporter, which yields MIPVKTKVAASLYATMSISFWGISFVSTKAVLDTLDPYTLLVLRFAIGALFLLMILLLKRYRLTIPLKFIPHLIVLGVLGVFIHQVIQATALLTIDASSAGWMISFSPVFTVILSMIFLHEKMTVPKALGMIIAITGVLMVTTARSGQSIGFAVNIGYILMILSTLNWAIYSVLLKKLRIELPSLVITFYMSLLGFSLTIPFLIRNRGWEGISLLSNVEWAHLMFLGMFVSGIAYWYWAKALEVLDASKVSMFLYLEPVTTLIAAILLLHEKIFFISIMGGVIIIIGVVIVNGQMISVFQRLLGRKR from the coding sequence ATGATTCCAGTTAAAACAAAAGTAGCAGCCTCCTTATATGCCACGATGTCAATCAGCTTTTGGGGCATATCATTTGTATCAACGAAAGCAGTGTTGGACACCCTTGATCCTTATACGCTGCTCGTTCTTCGGTTTGCGATTGGAGCGCTGTTTCTTCTCATGATTTTACTCTTAAAAAGATATCGACTCACCATTCCGCTAAAGTTTATTCCTCATCTGATCGTGCTGGGGGTACTTGGCGTCTTCATTCATCAAGTGATCCAGGCGACGGCCCTCCTTACAATCGATGCATCATCAGCAGGCTGGATGATTTCTTTTTCTCCCGTGTTCACCGTAATCCTCTCCATGATTTTTTTACATGAAAAAATGACGGTTCCTAAAGCACTGGGCATGATTATAGCGATTACAGGTGTGCTGATGGTAACGACAGCGAGGAGCGGGCAGTCCATCGGATTTGCTGTCAATATCGGTTATATCCTGATGATTCTCAGTACATTAAACTGGGCCATCTATTCTGTGTTGCTGAAAAAACTTCGTATCGAGCTGCCATCCCTCGTCATCACCTTTTATATGAGTCTACTTGGTTTCAGCTTAACCATCCCTTTTCTCATCCGAAACCGGGGCTGGGAAGGCATTTCTCTTTTGTCAAATGTGGAATGGGCCCACTTAATGTTCCTCGGTATGTTTGTGTCGGGAATCGCTTATTGGTACTGGGCGAAAGCATTGGAGGTATTGGATGCGTCAAAGGTTTCGATGTTTCTGTATTTAGAGCCCGTCACCACACTCATTGCGGCGATCCTTCTCCTGCATGAGAAGATTTTCTTCATAAGCATCATGGGTGGAGTCATAATTATAATAGGAGTTGTGATTGTAAACGGCCAGATGATTTCTGTTTTCCAGCGGTTGCTTGGGAGGAAAAGATAA